A single genomic interval of Planktothrix sp. FACHB-1365 harbors:
- a CDS encoding LamG domain-containing protein, with product MYLSQPKLQHLNSITHEGKVVVFATDADGKISYTVKQDGFEDSYLNTPADQRTGWESWKSLEFPNEADDQSVINQETAKLTYQKDNSQFVLRSRYKTETETAVAPVQAISALGHVYIFRQSKSNTLLVDRFVLDGMTNKLNRKLEVRFKRSKQKHTPITNMNKESNGLVNIDSLDFRDANGNFFYEPTTELCLINNLYKGWFSIVLVPTIENDVYRWHIFAYNSQTQKVELTTIRASEEGLFDVQDYTIFQEENETLVPRRIPGIIKRTLDIKGVAVTNGLSATKYDLQQAQKTQSGEEQLLKTATKLMLAVPTDQGTAAFSFAIAGDGTLGEIDDTPDSTIIRSHQREVLLPLNTLDEIKAIGDRTPPPQGIITGFAEGTDEEEIEDLVKISTDGKAAELANGDLVKITGTRDYQGLYRTQKVDDHTFDIDLPSGNGLGYWEKEDLEEGGLIFDGMITAYQKTTDGKLRVTCENHGLENGDEVQITGTEDYNNTYPVQKIDDTHFVIERKWTTGAAINVKLVSRKRRGIVFDGVSSYVEIPYSVALNPSQFTVTCWAKVTGGQGTYRSVVSSRDISTGNSCGYIIYAGTDNKWQFWLGDHTKDWIKVIGSDIVLNQWTHIAATFDGSQAKLYINGVLAAEVAGNYTVNTTRPLRISTGATEGKQQFFFSGQIADVLIWNLVRTELDIKNNMYLQLTGKELGLVGYWRLGAISEGKVVDFSVNGQDGTVYGDAYVSAATLDRKLAGGGDAVKYSNPELFAVSERTTYEESFEFKVVSSSAVNLAYLDNADGKNLGTKIFTLSYWGKASRSAEEKQVIAPEQIKQNKFEDLGGGWYRVSGNVTIPDGISMLRCFEIAKIQGDWQSLEIRKHRIRLLSDSITEAKYTDTVSLTTLADSQKTLADKLKELELKEQQERVLLKEKRDLDLKIAAYNAQDATREKIKQLEGKITSLTSEEQTLKSAYQNQVDSPFNYFCSIKAAGETSNYNGKNIYIYAERNSDRLCGYTVPDQWEFISQGGNVYTIKAAGDTYNCYGKDIYVHAGRSTDVLYAFSVQDKWEFISQGGDVYKIKAAGETSNCYGKDIYIHAGRSNDRLYGFSVQDQWQLIKGSVSNTSVIERAKRDWDAKAKQLSQAKEELALLKAGLSATAADKLAWDTRLAQVGKEITALQTELNTLNTNFLNSVKHTEQTPQAMLPIAKDSRGLVTQGAILGFVNSVTRLNAMETSEGNVQLSYFDNQGRMRQTNYDATADSKNTSVEQWIPDAQRACLNFNNSKSVVKLDKPLYLPPNWTIEAWFVYPFPEVGEWNILTNGEKENHHILVRNRKQLGIFLHNDPLGQKFYDSGFDMDSLSPGWHHLSAVGKDNTTLFYIDGKAVGDTRTKALADAQASLAKAPNDATLKQKLEDINKASLKVSTDVYTIGNYPNGEPIFGKVAEVRIWGVALSNEEIAVNSKTLLSGNEPGLLAYYPFNEATGEVIRDQSGQGKNGKVSGAMWWGCTAPIGNPGNTVMQFDGVNDYVAIPYAQSLNPSDQFTVSCWVKVKGGQQLYRSPLTSRGTSPASGYMFYATEKGKWDFWVGNGTDWSSVTGPDVVLNTWTHIAGTYDGKTLRLYVDGVLSGTLTCTYTPNQSSPLRIGAGATEASSPNFLFPGQVADVRIWNKARTQAEIQGDMYQRLSGKEANLVAYYPLNQTQSEGSVQKVLDLAGNNYGTVNEAMLVENNNLPIAPNALLCNEYSNVSFDSNTKRKVAMMRRFFAYPSTNGVTLLPDKRVEALQLKWIGNAQFAPTLLGYIEGPPPVPTENLTLEDDYNGATSVELTMSEDVEFNWTRSQDSGLGGTLETFVGTEGEISGGTDNISYVLAAWHSGYKSNFDFSYQFQNESSITSSSSLSMTDKLELRGTPEVTPKFPHLGTRFIPKNIGYALVVSAIADVFVTRLARSGKMVGYEVLPVDGIPPDVNTITFLMNPAYTMNGSLDGLTGSSATSDRFFKHVPEMRSQYGSLYPASYYRLQEAYDLKRQIEAEDKRRESYFSNFDVRLVDETSLDRNIDSGPAPSTIGVQREEDKPSSTMTEEEKKKAEEAKLQKQKDEAAAKTKEQQIATQQKQAEIQSKIGDQEKRVQATESFAGWQKRMESIQIRSGKRNIVNTYVWDADGGLRTEAQSFANTVEHTIGGSFIMNAGSGVEGKFVASFHDAELSAQATVNLTQTMSKTELRSKGFELNVDLSGLESKGITDYKDRPILPGEKVDRYRFMSFYLEGSTQNFQDFFNYVVDPEWLQSNDEEARALRQAQAGKPNKAWRVLHRVTYVERPALMGFGQDVRKLREASATSSNQQLLDKIAKLEDANRKLEEKLDKILNYLQQPK from the coding sequence AACCACCATTCGAGCTTCGGAAGAAGGGCTATTTGATGTTCAAGATTATACCATTTTTCAAGAAGAAAATGAGACTTTGGTTCCTCGCCGAATTCCAGGTATTATTAAACGAACTTTAGATATTAAGGGTGTCGCTGTTACCAACGGTTTATCAGCCACTAAATACGATTTACAACAGGCCCAGAAAACCCAATCAGGGGAAGAACAACTGTTGAAAACTGCAACGAAATTAATGTTAGCAGTTCCTACTGATCAAGGGACAGCAGCTTTCAGTTTTGCCATTGCTGGCGATGGAACTCTAGGAGAAATTGATGATACACCCGATAGCACGATTATTCGCAGTCATCAGCGAGAAGTGTTATTACCGTTAAATACCTTAGATGAAATCAAAGCCATTGGCGACAGAACACCTCCTCCCCAAGGAATTATTACGGGGTTTGCAGAGGGAACCGATGAAGAAGAAATCGAAGATTTAGTTAAAATATCGACTGATGGCAAAGCCGCAGAATTAGCCAATGGCGACCTCGTAAAAATCACAGGAACAAGGGATTATCAAGGTTTATATCGCACCCAAAAAGTCGATGATCATACCTTTGATATTGACTTGCCATCGGGTAATGGATTGGGTTATTGGGAAAAAGAAGACCTAGAAGAAGGCGGTTTAATTTTTGATGGCATGATAACCGCCTATCAAAAAACCACCGATGGTAAATTGCGAGTCACCTGTGAGAATCATGGCTTAGAAAATGGCGATGAAGTCCAAATTACGGGTACAGAAGACTACAACAACACCTACCCTGTGCAGAAAATTGATGACACTCATTTTGTGATTGAACGCAAGTGGACAACGGGAGCGGCTATTAATGTTAAATTAGTCTCTCGTAAACGACGGGGCATTGTCTTTGATGGCGTAAGTAGTTATGTAGAAATTCCCTACTCCGTAGCACTCAATCCCAGCCAATTTACTGTTACCTGTTGGGCAAAAGTTACAGGAGGACAGGGAACTTATCGGTCTGTCGTCTCCTCCCGCGATATCAGCACCGGCAATTCCTGTGGATATATCATCTATGCTGGAACAGACAATAAATGGCAATTTTGGCTTGGTGATCATACAAAAGATTGGATTAAGGTTATCGGTTCCGATATTGTTCTCAATCAATGGACACACATTGCCGCTACCTTTGATGGGAGTCAAGCTAAACTGTATATCAATGGAGTATTAGCCGCAGAAGTAGCCGGAAATTATACAGTTAACACAACCCGTCCTCTGCGAATTAGCACAGGAGCAACAGAGGGAAAACAGCAATTCTTTTTCTCGGGTCAAATTGCCGATGTTCTGATTTGGAACTTAGTTCGTACTGAACTAGACATCAAAAACAATATGTACCTGCAACTAACAGGAAAGGAACTCGGTTTAGTCGGTTATTGGCGGTTGGGAGCAATTAGCGAAGGAAAGGTCGTTGACTTTTCTGTTAATGGACAGGATGGGACTGTCTATGGGGATGCTTATGTTAGTGCAGCTACCCTTGATCGCAAACTCGCAGGGGGAGGAGATGCGGTTAAATATAGTAATCCTGAATTGTTTGCTGTTAGTGAACGAACAACCTACGAAGAAAGCTTTGAATTTAAGGTTGTTTCCTCCTCTGCGGTTAATCTTGCCTATTTAGATAATGCAGACGGCAAAAATTTAGGAACGAAGATTTTTACCCTTTCCTATTGGGGAAAAGCCAGTCGCAGTGCCGAAGAAAAACAGGTGATTGCCCCTGAACAAATCAAACAAAACAAATTTGAAGATTTAGGCGGCGGTTGGTATCGAGTCTCTGGAAATGTCACTATTCCTGATGGGATTAGTATGTTACGTTGCTTTGAGATTGCTAAAATTCAAGGTGACTGGCAATCTTTAGAAATTCGTAAACATCGCATCCGCCTATTGTCCGATAGTATTACCGAGGCGAAATACACTGATACTGTTAGTTTAACCACTTTAGCGGATAGTCAAAAAACCTTAGCGGATAAGTTGAAAGAACTGGAGTTGAAAGAGCAACAGGAAAGAGTATTACTCAAGGAAAAACGAGATTTAGACCTCAAAATTGCTGCCTACAATGCTCAGGATGCGACGCGAGAAAAGATTAAACAATTAGAGGGTAAAATTACATCACTGACCAGTGAAGAACAAACCCTTAAATCTGCATATCAGAACCAAGTTGATAGCCCATTCAATTACTTTTGTTCTATCAAAGCCGCAGGTGAGACTAGCAATTACAATGGCAAAAATATCTATATCTACGCCGAACGCAATTCAGATCGACTATGTGGATACACCGTCCCAGATCAATGGGAGTTTATTAGTCAGGGGGGTAATGTTTATACCATCAAAGCCGCAGGTGACACCTACAATTGCTATGGCAAAGATATCTATGTTCATGCTGGACGCAGCACGGATGTATTATACGCATTCTCAGTCCAAGATAAATGGGAGTTTATTAGTCAGGGGGGTGATGTTTATAAAATCAAAGCCGCAGGTGAGACTAGCAATTGCTATGGCAAAGATATCTATATTCATGCTGGACGCAGCAATGACAGATTATACGGATTCTCAGTCCAAGATCAATGGCAGTTAATCAAGGGTTCTGTCTCAAATACGAGTGTTATTGAGCGTGCTAAAAGAGATTGGGATGCCAAGGCAAAACAACTCAGCCAAGCAAAAGAGGAATTAGCGCTTCTTAAGGCGGGGTTAAGTGCAACTGCGGCGGATAAATTAGCTTGGGACACTCGTCTTGCTCAAGTTGGAAAGGAAATTACAGCACTGCAAACGGAGTTAAATACCTTAAACACTAATTTCCTGAATAGCGTGAAACATACCGAACAAACTCCCCAAGCTATGCTCCCAATTGCCAAAGATAGCAGGGGTTTAGTGACTCAAGGAGCAATTCTTGGTTTTGTTAATTCTGTGACTCGTCTTAACGCTATGGAAACTAGCGAAGGCAATGTCCAACTGAGTTACTTTGATAACCAAGGACGGATGCGACAAACTAACTATGATGCAACTGCGGATAGCAAGAATACTAGCGTTGAACAGTGGATTCCAGATGCTCAACGTGCCTGTTTAAACTTTAACAATAGCAAGAGTGTTGTTAAACTAGATAAACCCCTCTACCTTCCCCCCAATTGGACTATTGAAGCATGGTTTGTCTATCCTTTCCCAGAAGTAGGAGAATGGAATATCCTCACCAACGGGGAAAAGGAAAATCATCACATTTTGGTGAGAAATCGTAAACAATTAGGAATTTTTCTGCATAATGATCCTTTAGGACAGAAATTTTATGATAGTGGTTTTGATATGGATTCTCTGTCTCCAGGATGGCATCATCTGAGTGCTGTAGGTAAGGATAATACGACTTTATTTTACATTGATGGTAAGGCTGTCGGTGATACCAGAACTAAAGCCTTAGCAGATGCACAAGCAAGTCTCGCGAAAGCCCCCAATGATGCTACTCTCAAGCAAAAACTTGAGGATATTAACAAAGCTAGTCTGAAAGTGTCTACTGATGTTTATACCATTGGCAATTATCCAAACGGGGAGCCTATTTTTGGGAAAGTGGCGGAAGTTCGTATCTGGGGAGTTGCCCTGAGTAATGAAGAAATTGCCGTCAACAGCAAAACCTTACTCAGTGGTAATGAACCCGGTTTATTAGCCTATTATCCCTTTAATGAGGCAACGGGAGAGGTTATTCGAGATCAATCGGGACAAGGGAAGAATGGTAAGGTTTCCGGTGCAATGTGGTGGGGATGTACTGCTCCTATTGGGAATCCGGGGAATACGGTGATGCAGTTTGATGGAGTAAATGATTATGTGGCGATTCCCTATGCTCAATCGCTAAATCCCAGTGACCAGTTTACTGTCTCCTGTTGGGTAAAAGTTAAGGGGGGACAACAACTTTATCGTTCTCCACTGACCTCTCGTGGCACGAGTCCAGCATCAGGGTACATGTTCTATGCAACAGAGAAAGGCAAATGGGACTTTTGGGTCGGCAATGGAACTGATTGGTCATCCGTTACCGGACCAGATGTAGTTCTGAATACATGGACTCACATTGCGGGTACTTATGATGGCAAGACACTCAGGCTTTACGTTGATGGTGTTCTCTCTGGAACTTTGACTTGTACTTATACTCCCAATCAAAGCAGTCCTTTGCGTATTGGTGCTGGAGCTACAGAAGCCAGTAGTCCGAACTTTTTGTTCCCAGGTCAAGTCGCTGATGTCCGCATTTGGAATAAAGCCCGTACTCAAGCCGAAATTCAAGGGGATATGTATCAGCGTCTCAGTGGAAAAGAAGCCAATTTAGTGGCTTACTATCCGCTCAATCAAACTCAGTCCGAAGGTTCTGTACAAAAAGTCTTAGACTTAGCAGGAAACAATTACGGTACTGTCAATGAAGCGATGCTGGTTGAAAACAACAACTTACCCATTGCTCCGAATGCCCTCCTTTGTAATGAGTATAGTAATGTTTCCTTTGATTCCAATACGAAACGGAAAGTAGCGATGATGCGCCGTTTCTTTGCTTATCCCTCAACCAATGGAGTCACATTACTCCCAGATAAACGAGTGGAGGCTTTGCAATTAAAATGGATTGGTAATGCTCAATTTGCTCCTACTCTCTTGGGGTATATTGAAGGGCCACCTCCTGTCCCCACTGAAAATTTAACCCTCGAAGATGATTATAATGGGGCTACCTCTGTGGAGTTAACCATGTCGGAAGATGTGGAATTTAACTGGACGCGATCGCAAGATTCGGGGTTAGGAGGAACATTGGAAACCTTTGTTGGTACAGAAGGAGAAATCAGTGGTGGTACTGACAATATCAGCTATGTACTAGCGGCATGGCATTCGGGTTACAAAAGCAACTTTGACTTCAGCTACCAATTCCAAAATGAAAGCAGTATTACTTCCAGTTCCTCTCTGAGCATGACCGATAAACTAGAACTACGAGGAACACCAGAAGTTACTCCTAAATTTCCTCATTTAGGGACTCGTTTTATTCCTAAAAACATCGGTTATGCCTTAGTGGTTTCAGCCATCGCGGATGTTTTTGTCACTCGTCTTGCCCGCAGTGGCAAAATGGTCGGCTATGAAGTATTGCCTGTGGATGGCATTCCTCCTGATGTCAACACCATCACCTTTTTGATGAATCCGGCTTACACGATGAATGGGAGCTTAGATGGGCTCACAGGTAGCAGTGCCACGAGCGATCGCTTCTTTAAGCACGTTCCAGAAATGCGATCGCAGTATGGTTCTCTCTATCCCGCCAGTTACTATCGCCTACAAGAAGCTTACGACCTCAAACGCCAGATTGAAGCTGAAGACAAGCGACGGGAATCTTACTTCTCTAACTTTGATGTGCGTTTAGTCGATGAAACTTCTTTGGATCGGAATATCGACAGTGGCCCGGCACCCAGCACAATTGGGGTACAACGAGAAGAAGACAAACCCAGCAGCACCATGACTGAGGAAGAAAAGAAAAAAGCTGAGGAAGCAAAACTCCAGAAACAAAAGGATGAAGCAGCCGCTAAAACCAAGGAGCAACAAATTGCTACCCAGCAGAAACAAGCGGAAATCCAAAGCAAAATTGGTGACCAAGAGAAACGGGTACAAGCTACTGAAAGTTTTGCGGGTTGGCAGAAACGCATGGAAAGCATCCAAATTCGCTCTGGTAAGCGTAATATCGTCAATACCTACGTTTGGGATGCCGATGGTGGATTACGCACGGAAGCGCAAAGTTTTGCCAATACGGTAGAGCATACCATTGGTGGTTCTTTTATTATGAATGCGGGTTCAGGAGTTGAAGGCAAGTTTGTTGCTTCTTTTCATGATGCAGAACTCTCTGCTCAAGCAACGGTTAATTTAACTCAAACCATGAGTAAAACGGAACTGCGGAGTAAGGGGTTTGAGTTGAATGTGGATTTAAGTGGTTTAGAGTCTAAAGGGATTACGGATTATAAGGATCGACCTATTTTACCTGGGGAAAAAGTAGATCGCTATCGGTTTATGAGCTTCTATCTCGAAGGTAGCACCCAAAACTTCCAAGACTTCTTTAATTATGTCGTTGACCCTGAATGGTTGCAAAGCAATGACGAAGAAGCACGGGCGTTGCGTCAAGCTCAAGCAGGTAAACCGAATAAAGCTTGGCGGGTGCTACACCGGGTTACTTATGTGGAACGTCCGGCTTTGATGGGTTTTGGTCAAGATGTCCGTAAATTGCGGGAGGCGAGTGCAACTTCTAGCAATCAACAATTGTTGGATAAAATTGCTAAGTTGGAGGATGCTAACCGTAAATTAGAGGAGAAACTCGATAAAATCCTCAACTACCTACAACAGCCCAAATAG